TTAATTGATGTGTTAGTTGTAACTATATCTCTTTTCTGTGCATGGTGGTTACGTTTTAAAACTACCTTATTTGGTCCGATTGGAGGACATTTAAGTTTACAAAGTTATGTTCTTTTTTTAACATTTGCTGTAATACCTACTTATGTGATACTATACTTTTCTTTTGGTCTTTATAAACCATATAGGACTCATAAAACAATATTTTCAGAAGTAACTCAAATTATAAAAGTAAATATTGTTGCATTTTTTGTATTAGTGTCTATTTTATTCATTGTTAATGAACCTGATTTTTCAAGAATAATGTTATTCCTTTTAGCTATTATAGCTACTGTTTTTGGAGTAACTGAAAGGTTTGTTATTAGAAGTTTCTTAAAGGAACTCAGATCAAATAATAAGAATCTAAAACATATTCTTGTTGTTGGTGATAATGATTTAGCTTTTACATTTGCTCGTAGAATTAAGGCAAATCCATATTTAGGTTTTGTCATTGGTGGATTTTTAGGTAAATCTAACCATGTTGGTTTAGAAATGGAAGGTAGTAAAATTATAGGTTCTTTTAAAGATTTGGATGATATTCTTGAGAGAAATAGTTTTGATAGAGTTGTATTAGCTATTCCTTTGAAATATTATTATAAAATCGATGAACTTGTAGAAAGTTGTGAAAAGGTGGGAATTAAAGCAGAAATTATTCCAGATTATATAAGGTATTTCCCAGCACAGCCATCAGTAGACATGATTGAAGATATTCCGATTATAAATATCCGTTATGTTCCATTAGATGATGCATTTAATAGTTTTTTAAAATTATTGTCTGATTACATAATATCTATTATAGCTATTATAATTACATCTCCAATTATGATAATTACTGCAATAGTTATTAAATTAACTTCTAAAGGTCCTATTATATTTAAACAAGAAAGGATAGGATATCATGGAAAACCATTCATGATGTATAAATTTAGAAGTATGAAAGTTCAAAATCCAAATGATGAAAAATCAGAATGGACAACAAAAGATGATCCAAGAAAAACTAAAGTGGGTAATTTTATTAGAAAAACAAGTATTGATGAATTACCTCAATTTTTCAATGTTTTAAAAGGGGATATGAGTGTTGTTGGTCCTAGACCTGAAAGACCATATTTTGTTGATGAATTTAAAGAAAAAATTCCTAAATACATGGTTAAACATCAAGTTAAACCAGGTTTAACAGGTTGGGCCCAAATTCATGGGTGTCGTGGTAATACTTCTATTAAAAAACGTATTGAATTTGACATTGAGTATGTAGAAAATTGGCATATGGGTTTGGACTTAGTTATTATGATTAAAACAGTTGTAAAGAAAAATCCTAATGCATATTAAGAATTTTTCATATTTGCATTTTTGTGTAGTTTATTAAAATTTATATTCTATCTTTTTAATAATTATTTTAAAAAATTACTTTTCAAATGCGCTCTCTAATAGTTTATATACATTTTAATTTAATAATAATAATTAACTTTCTAACGAGGGGTTTGGTATGGACGATGAAGTTTTAGAAATGTATGAAAAAGTCAAAGATAAATTGACTGAAGAAGAATTTGAACAGAAAATAAATGAAATTTCTCAAGGATACGAAGGTATAAGTTTCATGAGTGATTTGGACATTGCTAAACAAATAGTAGATAGTATAAATGGTCCTGATGAAAATGATTCTTTAACTAATAGTGATGATGTTTTGGATATTGGTGATTTAGAAGAAGGATCTCAAGGAGTTATCGCAGGATTGGTTACTAGTATTTCAAATCCAAAATCATTTAAAACACGTAAAGGTAAAGAAGGTAAAGTCTGTAATCTTGAATTAGAAGATAATACTGGTAAAATTAGAGTAGTATTATGGACAGAAAATATCAAACTTCTTAAAAATTTTGAAGAAGGGGATATTGTCAAAATCACTGATGTAGATATAAAAGAAGGTTACATGGGTGGTAATGAAGCTAATTTGAGACCTAGGTCAACTATAACTCATTTTAAAGATGCAGATTTATCAAAATTCCCAGAATATAATCAAAATATAACTGATATTGAAGATCTTGTTCCAGATACAAAAGCAAACATTATTGCTAGAATAATAAGAATTCCAACTCCAAGAACATATGAAAAAAATGGAAAAGAAGGAAAAGTTACTTCTTTGGAGTTAAAAGACGCAACTGGTGAAATATCATATACTTTATGGAATAAAAATGTTGATTTAATTGAAGAATTAGGATTAGATGCTGGAGATTCTGTAAAAATATTGGGTGCTCAAGTGAGAGAAAGAAATGGGGAAAAATCTTTAACTCACTGGGATGGTAGAATAATCAAAGGTGATTTTGATGTTCCGGAATTCAATCAAGAATTTATTAAAATTGGGGATATTACAGAGCAAAATAATGTAGCTATTAAAGGTGTAATTTCTAAGTTACAGGATATTAGAACATTCATGAGAAAATCAGATAATTCAGAGGGTAAATTAAGAAACTTTGAAGTTACTGATGATACAGGTTCTATTAGAACTACTGTATGGGGAAATGACACAGACTTACCAATAAACAAGGGAGACATTGTTAAAATTATTGGTGCTGATGCTCGCTTTGATGATTATACTGAAAGTGGGTATTCACTTAATACAAATTTTAACACTCAAATAACATTAAACCCTGAAAATTTATCTGTTGAAGAAATGGATTTATTTGATGAGTTAAAACAAAAAGTTTCTCAAATTATTAGACTTAGTGAAGTTGAAGAATTTGATGAAGATGGAGCTGAAGTTGATGTTATTGGAAGAATATTTGCTATTGGAGAAATTAATGAATTCCAGAGAGATGATGGTAGTGTAGGATATGCACGTTCAGCTAGTTTTTCTGATGGGGAAGGCCGTGTTCGTTTATCATTCTGGGATGATAAGGCTAAACAAGAATATAAACCAGGGGATGCATATAAACTTGAAAATGCAAGAGTCAGGTTAGGTATGTATGAGGTTGAGTTAAATATTGGGAGTTCTGCTCGTGTAATTAAATTATCTGAAGATGATAATGAAGCAAGATTCCTTCCATCTTTCAAAACTATTGAAACAATGCTTTATAAACATAAATCTATTTCTGATGTTGAAGAAGATGATGAAGGTCTTATTGTTACTGGTAGGGTAATTGAAGCAAATGATGTTCATGAATTTAACAGGGATGATGGAACTAAAGGTTTTGTTAAGTCTTTAGAAATAGCTGATAATTCTGGTTCTATTAATGTTACATTATGGAATGAAAACGCTAAAAAAGAGTGGAATGCTGGAGATGCTATTAAATTCCAAGATCCTCAAATTACATATAGAAATGATAGTTTGGAAATCAATGTATCAAGATCCACTTCAATTCTTGAACCTAATGAAACAGAACTTGAAGAATTACCTACTTATGATGAATTGAAAGAATCAATTTATGTTCCTAAGACTATTGAATCTTTAGAAGATGATGATAGAAATGTTCGTATTACAGGTACTCTTAAAGAAGTATTTGGTAATAAAGTATTAATTACTAAATGTCCTAGTTGTGGAAATACTATTGACCAATCTTCTGAAGAATTTGTCTGTGAGTTTTGTGGAGATACAATAGATGAACCTAGGTATCTTTTAATGATTCCAGCTAGACTTGAAGATGATACTGGTGAAATTTCAATTACTTTCTTTGATAACTTAGCTGAAGAACTTCTTGACATGAAAAAAGAAGAAATAATTTCTATTACTGATAATGGTTCTGATTTAGGAGTCATGGAAGGTAAAATTGATGATTTGAATGGTTTAACTGTTGAAGTTATTACTAATGTTAGTTTTGATGATTATAATGAAGAAATTAGGCTTAATCCTAAAAGAATTTTATCTAAATATTACTGAAATAAAACAAATTAATGAGGCATGATTATTATGGTGGAATTAGAAGATTTACCAAGTGTTGGTGAAAAAACAGCAGAAAAATTAAGAGATGCAGGTTTTGCAGACATGATGAGGTTAGCTACTGCAACTCCTAAAGAATTATCTGTTAAAGCAGAAATTGGTGAAGGTGTAGCTGAAAAAGTTATTGAAGCAGCTCGTAAATCTGAAAAAATAGATTTTGAAACAGCTTTTGATGTTCTTGAAAGAAGAAGAGATGTAGGTCACATTTCTGTTGGAAGTGAAGGTTTCAATGATTTAATTGGTGGTGGAATTGAAACTCAATCAATTACTGAAGTATTTGGCGAGTTTGGATCAGGTAAAAGTCAAATTTCTCATGAATTAGCAGTTACTGTACAATTACCTCCTGAAAAAGGTGGACTTGACGCTGAATGTGTATTTATTGATACTGAAAATACTTTTCGTCCAGAAAGAATTGAACAAATAGCTAATGGATTTGAATTAGATGTGGAAGAAGTTTTACAAAGAATTCATGTAGCTCGTGCATTTAACTCTTCTCACCAAATTTTAATGGCTGAAAAAATCAATGAACTCATTCAACAAGGTAATAATATTAAATTAGTCATTGTAGATTCATTAATGGCTCATTTCAGAGCTGAATATGTTGGAAGGGAATCTTTAGCTGTAAGACAACAAAAATTAAATCAACATTTACATGCACTTCAGCAAATAGCTAACACATATAATGTAGCTGTTTTCATAACAAATCAAGTTCAAGCTAAACCTGATTCTTTCTTTGGAAGTCCTACTAAAGCTATTGGTGGACATGTTTTAGGGCATGCATCTACTTACAGGATCTGGCTTAAAAAAGGTTTAGCAGGTAAAAGAATTGCTCGTTTAGTTGATAGTCCTCATTTACCTGAAGGTGAATGTGTATTTAAAATTAAAACAGAAGGTATTGTTGATTAGTGCCAATTACCTTTTTTAACCCCTCTTTTTTATTATCATTTTATAACAAATGTTTATAAACTTGTTTGTTCAATATTTATACCCGTGGTATTAATATGAATGCAATTGAAATTACAATTATATCTATTGTTTTAATGATTGGTTTAGGTTATGTTCTTAAAAGAATAGATTT
The uncultured Methanobrevibacter sp. genome window above contains:
- a CDS encoding undecaprenyl-phosphate glucose phosphotransferase, translated to MIKQNQRALNIVMVLIDVLVVTISLFCAWWLRFKTTLFGPIGGHLSLQSYVLFLTFAVIPTYVILYFSFGLYKPYRTHKTIFSEVTQIIKVNIVAFFVLVSILFIVNEPDFSRIMLFLLAIIATVFGVTERFVIRSFLKELRSNNKNLKHILVVGDNDLAFTFARRIKANPYLGFVIGGFLGKSNHVGLEMEGSKIIGSFKDLDDILERNSFDRVVLAIPLKYYYKIDELVESCEKVGIKAEIIPDYIRYFPAQPSVDMIEDIPIINIRYVPLDDAFNSFLKLLSDYIISIIAIIITSPIMIITAIVIKLTSKGPIIFKQERIGYHGKPFMMYKFRSMKVQNPNDEKSEWTTKDDPRKTKVGNFIRKTSIDELPQFFNVLKGDMSVVGPRPERPYFVDEFKEKIPKYMVKHQVKPGLTGWAQIHGCRGNTSIKKRIEFDIEYVENWHMGLDLVIMIKTVVKKNPNAY
- a CDS encoding replication factor A, encoding MDDEVLEMYEKVKDKLTEEEFEQKINEISQGYEGISFMSDLDIAKQIVDSINGPDENDSLTNSDDVLDIGDLEEGSQGVIAGLVTSISNPKSFKTRKGKEGKVCNLELEDNTGKIRVVLWTENIKLLKNFEEGDIVKITDVDIKEGYMGGNEANLRPRSTITHFKDADLSKFPEYNQNITDIEDLVPDTKANIIARIIRIPTPRTYEKNGKEGKVTSLELKDATGEISYTLWNKNVDLIEELGLDAGDSVKILGAQVRERNGEKSLTHWDGRIIKGDFDVPEFNQEFIKIGDITEQNNVAIKGVISKLQDIRTFMRKSDNSEGKLRNFEVTDDTGSIRTTVWGNDTDLPINKGDIVKIIGADARFDDYTESGYSLNTNFNTQITLNPENLSVEEMDLFDELKQKVSQIIRLSEVEEFDEDGAEVDVIGRIFAIGEINEFQRDDGSVGYARSASFSDGEGRVRLSFWDDKAKQEYKPGDAYKLENARVRLGMYEVELNIGSSARVIKLSEDDNEARFLPSFKTIETMLYKHKSISDVEEDDEGLIVTGRVIEANDVHEFNRDDGTKGFVKSLEIADNSGSINVTLWNENAKKEWNAGDAIKFQDPQITYRNDSLEINVSRSTSILEPNETELEELPTYDELKESIYVPKTIESLEDDDRNVRITGTLKEVFGNKVLITKCPSCGNTIDQSSEEFVCEFCGDTIDEPRYLLMIPARLEDDTGEISITFFDNLAEELLDMKKEEIISITDNGSDLGVMEGKIDDLNGLTVEVITNVSFDDYNEEIRLNPKRILSKYY
- the radA gene encoding DNA repair and recombination protein RadA — its product is MVELEDLPSVGEKTAEKLRDAGFADMMRLATATPKELSVKAEIGEGVAEKVIEAARKSEKIDFETAFDVLERRRDVGHISVGSEGFNDLIGGGIETQSITEVFGEFGSGKSQISHELAVTVQLPPEKGGLDAECVFIDTENTFRPERIEQIANGFELDVEEVLQRIHVARAFNSSHQILMAEKINELIQQGNNIKLVIVDSLMAHFRAEYVGRESLAVRQQKLNQHLHALQQIANTYNVAVFITNQVQAKPDSFFGSPTKAIGGHVLGHASTYRIWLKKGLAGKRIARLVDSPHLPEGECVFKIKTEGIVD